The following proteins come from a genomic window of Liolophura sinensis isolate JHLJ2023 chromosome 13, CUHK_Ljap_v2, whole genome shotgun sequence:
- the LOC135480760 gene encoding vasopressin V1a receptor-like — protein sequence MSLSTTDEVLLVASLSVYSVVGVTGNVLILLVYHRKSAKLSLVSFIRLLGIVDLLVCALIIPYTITFELHYVQNDFTCRLFEFVRHFTVLASNATLLAIAVERYYAVCRPLQRLEEEQIAKGVTVIAIVSLLMALPSVFMFAVLAPEVDSYLTLNQTGTIPNESNIREFCHFTPQYLGENGTLLYQGFLVFLFFGGVIVLIIFYSLVYTAVWKRTKTWKLNQVVPTSAIKLPSTFFTIATIETGCDAEPSKSNTTVTKESPCFQNRSNFLTVPSFRHDESKPVSERDKVLNVPDKNEQSISKPKTLSDMGYSENSSNTSKKNRKQWDASHVRGWETRPP from the coding sequence ATGTCGCTTTCAACAACAGATGAAGTCCTCCTCGTTGCATCTCTTTCCGTGTACTCAGTTGTTGGGGTGACTGGCAACGTTTTGATCCTTCTAGTGTACCATAGAAAATCAGCCAAATTATCACTTGTGAGCTTTATCAGGCTTTTGGGCATCGTGGATTTGTTGGTGTGCGCTTTGATCATACCTTACACAATTACCTTCGAGCTGCACTATGTGCAAAATGACTTCACTTGTCGTCTTTTCGAATTTGTGCGCCATTTTACAGTTTTGGCTTCAAACGCGACTCTCTTGGCCATTGCCGTAGAACGGTATTATGCTGTATGTCGTCCTCTCCAAAGGTTGGAAGAGGAACAAATCGCCAAGGGAGTGACTGTGATCGCTATAGTAAGTCTGTTAATGGCCTTACCTTCAGTTTTCATGTTTGCCGTGCTTGCACCGGAAGTCGACTCCTATTTAACATTGAATCAAACGGGGACAATTCCCAATGAAAGTAACATCCGAGAATTCTGTCATTTTACCCCGCAGTATTTAGGTGAAAACGGAACACTGCTGTATCAAGGTTTCCTGGTCTTTCTTTTCTTCGGAGGAGTTATTGTGCTGATCATTTTCTATTCGTTGGTATACACAGCCGTCTGGAAACGCACGAAAACGTGGAAGCTAAACCAAGTGGTACCAACAAGCGCTATAAAACTTCCCTCCACCTTTTTCACCATTGCTACCATAGAAACTGGGTGTGACGCTGAACCAAGTAAAAGCAATACTACTGTGACCAAAGAATCGCCATGTTTTCAGAACAGGTCTAATTTTCTTACTGTTCCAAGCTTCCGGCACGACGAAAGCAAACCCGTCAGTGAAAGAGACAAAGTCTTGAATGTACCAGATAAAAACGAGCAGAGTATATCTAAACCTAAGACACTATCAGACATGGGTTATTCTGAAAACTCGTCAAATACGTCAAAGAAGAATAGAAAGCAGTGGGATGCTTCACACGTCAGAGGCTGGGAAACCCGACCACCATAA